The Gossypium hirsutum isolate 1008001.06 chromosome D07, Gossypium_hirsutum_v2.1, whole genome shotgun sequence genome includes the window ATCTGGGAGATCATGACTATAAGCAGTGATGTCAAGGGAGAAGAACAATGGAGCATGAATTAGATGACTGGCCTCTCCCTGTTAACCATTTGCTCAATTAGTTTTAGAAGATCTATGCATTTTTCAGGTTCATCTGTGTTTACCAAGAACTCGATATGTGGTAATGCTGCTTTTGCATCCCCAATATTATTGTATTTCATGAGGTCAGAAAGTAGTCTTTGAGCTTCTTTGATGTTTCCTTTGGTATGCATACAGTGGATCACGGATGAATAAGATGCAAAAGACGGAACGAAACCATTACTGAGAATAAGATCCAAGAACTTGAGGCACTCGTTGCAGTTGCTGTTCCTGGAGTGCCAATCAATCACAGAAAAACATGCCTTCTCAGGATATGAACCTTGTCTTAATATATCTTTGGTAAGATGTTCAGCATCTACAATTCTTCCGACTTCACATAAACCCACAATTAGAAAATTATAGAAATCCGAAACAGACCCACTGAATTTCTCAATTTCAACTCGGAGCTTGAATGCATGCTCAAGATCCATTTCCTTTAGAATGTTACTGGAAACACATTCATCATAATTTTCTGCAGTAGATGGTGACCATACATATAGAGGACTGATAGAACGGGAATGTGCTACTTCAGTGGTCTTGTTTGAAGAAATGAATCCTGCTAGTAGTGCAGAATAGACACGACTGTTGGGCTGAAATCCATTTTTAACCATAACGGACACAATCTCAAGGGCACGGTCTAACCTGCCAGCATAAACATGAGCTTTGACCAATATAGTGTATGTAACATGATTTGGGGATACTCCTAAATCAGACATGCTATCCAAGATCCTCTCTGCAACCTCAACTCTTCCAAATTGACACAAGCCATTAACCATGACATTGTATGTATATACACCTGGAGGGCAGCCAACTTGTTTCATTAGCTCTATCATGCTCAAGGACTGGTCAACCTTGTCTGCTTGAAAAAGTGCGCCTACTAATATGGTGTAAGTCACAACAGAAGGGGCTAAACCATGCTTTAGGATCTTTCCAAACAAGGCATATTGTTTTACCAACTCACATTCTTTGCTCAGAACATGAAGAATTGAGTTGAAGGCGTGACAAGTCTTCAAACAACCATTTTCAATCATCATCGTCAAAAGCTTTGATGCACCTCCAGTGTTACCTGATTTGCAAAATCCATCCATAAGTGCGGTAAATGTCACTTCATCCTGTTCTATTCCCTTTTTTATCATCTTACCCAACAGCCCATTTGCGAGTTTCAGTCTCCCTTGTTTGCACAACCCATCAATCATAGCAGTAAAACTATATGCATCAGTATCAACCCCAAATGAGTTCATCAATTCAAATATCTTGAAAGCCATGTCAAAATGGCCTTCTCTGCTGAAcccattaattaaaatattataactcAAGCAGTTAGGCAATAAGCCATTGTTGACAACCCTTCCGAGAAGGATCATTGCCTTATAAGGTCTGTTGACTCTACACAGTCCTTCTATAAGCTCATTATAGGTACGGATATTAGGCTTGCAATTTCGTTTCTCCATCAAACTAAGAAGCTCAAAAGCAGAAACAATCTTCCCTTCTTTACAATATCCATTAATCAGAGCGTTGTACGTTACAATCCCTGGATAAACACCCCCTTTTTCCATCTGCCTAAACATCCCATTAGCCTCCTCAATCTTCCCTTCCCTGCACAACCCATCAATCAAAACAGTATAAGTATAAACATTAGGCTTACATCCTTCTCCGATCATTTGACGAACCAAATCCAAAGCCTTACCAATCAATCCATCATAACACAAAGCCTTTATTAATACAGTGTAAGTCCGAATACTCGGCTGGCAACCCTTCTCTTTCATCCCTTCTTTCAAAGCAAAAGCTTCTTCAACCTTCCCAATCTCGCATAAACCATGTATTAAAATCGAGTAAGTAACTGAATTCGCTTCACAACCACCTGACTTGGACATTACATCAAGCACCCGGAAGGCTTCCGAGAGATCCTTTTTTCGACAATAGCCCAATACTAAAGAAGTACAAATATGAGTACCCAATCCAAACCCAAGCTTCAAAGATTGGGACATGAACATTTCAGCTTGACACACAAAGCCAGCTTTGGATAAAGCATTGATTATCATTCCATAATCAATAGCAGAAAGAGCAAAGCCTTCAGCTATCATTCTTCTATAAACCAAAAAAGCTAAAAACCCCATACTTAACTTAGCTATTGACATCAAGAGAATGCTATAACAAGGGTAATTTAAGCGAAAACCGGTCTCCCTCATCTCATCAAGCGCTTCCATTAGCTTCAAAAGATCGTTCTCATTGCTACTACAGGTTTTGATGAGTTCAATCACCACCTTATGAGCAATTCGAAATGAATTGGAGGATACGAGCAGTTTCAAGAGGTGGATTCTACTAGTTATATCGTAGCAGTAAGTGGAGTGTTGACAAACCCATTGGAAAAACCGGAGAGCGAGTGAGAAATGGTGGTTTTGGAGGAGGATGACTTGGGCAGCAAGGGTGGGGTTCATGTGGGAAACAAAGGATTTGAGGGTCTCGTTGGTCTTCCAGTTGGGTTGGTTGATTAAGAAAGAAGCTTGATGAGCAATATCTTGCGGGGTTGTTTGGTTGTAAGAGGAAATGAAAGAAGCAGTGTTAAGCGCAGGATATGTGCAGGGGAGTTTGGCGATGCTTTTTCTGAGAAACATGCCAAAATAAAAGGGTCGGGGGGGGGGATTAGAGATTGGAGATAAACTAGAAGGGAAAGTCTAGTATTT containing:
- the LOC107954672 gene encoding pentatricopeptide repeat-containing protein At3g07290, mitochondrial; the protein is MFLRKSIAKLPCTYPALNTASFISSYNQTTPQDIAHQASFLINQPNWKTNETLKSFVSHMNPTLAAQVILLQNHHFSLALRFFQWVCQHSTYCYDITSRIHLLKLLVSSNSFRIAHKVVIELIKTCSSNENDLLKLMEALDEMRETGFRLNYPCYSILLMSIAKLSMGFLAFLVYRRMIAEGFALSAIDYGMIINALSKAGFVCQAEMFMSQSLKLGFGLGTHICTSLVLGYCRKKDLSEAFRVLDVMSKSGGCEANSVTYSILIHGLCEIGKVEEAFALKEGMKEKGCQPSIRTYTVLIKALCYDGLIGKALDLVRQMIGEGCKPNVYTYTVLIDGLCREGKIEEANGMFRQMEKGGVYPGIVTYNALINGYCKEGKIVSAFELLSLMEKRNCKPNIRTYNELIEGLCRVNRPYKAMILLGRVVNNGLLPNCLSYNILINGFSREGHFDMAFKIFELMNSFGVDTDAYSFTAMIDGLCKQGRLKLANGLLGKMIKKGIEQDEVTFTALMDGFCKSGNTGGASKLLTMMIENGCLKTCHAFNSILHVLSKECELVKQYALFGKILKHGLAPSVVTYTILVGALFQADKVDQSLSMIELMKQVGCPPGVYTYNVMVNGLCQFGRVEVAERILDSMSDLGVSPNHVTYTILVKAHVYAGRLDRALEIVSVMVKNGFQPNSRVYSALLAGFISSNKTTEVAHSRSISPLYVWSPSTAENYDECVSSNILKEMDLEHAFKLRVEIEKFSGSVSDFYNFLIVGLCEVGRIVDAEHLTKDILRQGSYPEKACFSVIDWHSRNSNCNECLKFLDLILSNGFVPSFASYSSVIHCMHTKGNIKEAQRLLSDLMKYNNIGDAKAALPHIEFLVNTDEPEKCIDLLKLIEQMVNRERPVI